A single Salmo salar chromosome ssa19, Ssal_v3.1, whole genome shotgun sequence DNA region contains:
- the LOC106579148 gene encoding neurogenic differentiation factor 2 — protein MAWHHNWYVTHPALVEDATLLSLCVWGRDSTAKKHQARLQPHLLECPCRRGVDLDWPPGDGVNKRAFAPHRAPRRRATMLTRLFSEVLPDVQKLSGWVDDSEGEDSKTKEDDLGHLEDDDLDDGDAREGSSRDQSEMAGDDDDDDDDVDDEDCGDENEGGDKPKKRGPKKRKMTPARIERSKVRRQKANARERTRMHDLNSALDNLRKVVPCYSKTQKLSKIETLRLAKNYIWALGEILRNGKRPDVVSYVQTLCKGLSQPTTNLVAGCLQLNSRNFLTEQCPDGARFHVPNSSFSVHPYSYPCPRLSSPQCQPGSSGHMRTHNYGYGDAVYPGAVSPEYNSPDYEGHHSPPVCVNGNFSVRQQESVSPDADRNYHYAMHYSGLSASRAPAAHGLAFGPSGARSGSAHSENVPPPFHDVHLHHDRAPVYEELNAFFHN, from the exons ATGGCCTGGCATCATAACTGGTATGTAACCCACCCAGCCCTGGTAGAGGATGCCACACTACTGTCTCTGTGCGTTTGGGGTAGGGATAGCACAGCGAAGAAGCATCAAGCTAGGCTACAGCCGCACCTATTGGAGTGTCCGTGCAGGAGGGGTGTGGACTTGGACTGGCCACCCGGAGATGGTGTAAACAAACGCGCTTTCGCCCCTCACCGAGCTCCAAGACGGCG TGCCACCATGTTGACAAGGCTATTCAGCGAGGTTCTGCCGGATGTCCAAAAGCTCTCGGGTTGGGTGGACGACAGCGAGGGCGAGGACTCCAAAACCAAGGAGGACGACCTGGGTCACCTGGAAGACGACGACTTGGATGACGGCGACGCCAGAGAGGGAAGCAGCCGGGATCAGTCCGAGATGGCTGGGgatgacgacgacgacgacgatgaCGTCGACGATGAGGACTGCGGGGATGAGAACGAGGGGGGAGACAAACCCAAAAAGCGCGGCCCAAAGAAACGCAAGATGACGCCAGCAAGGATTGAGCGCTCCAAAGTGCGGCGTCAAAAAGCCAATGCACGAGAGAGAACGCGCATGCACGATTTGAACTCTGCACTGGACAATTTGCGTAAAGTAGTCCCATGTTATTCCAAAACGCAAAAACTCTCCAAGATAGAGACGCTGAGACTGGCTAAGAATTACATTTGGGCGCTCGGAGAGATATTGCGCAATGGTAAAAGGCCAGATGTGGTATCCTACGTGCAGACACTGTGCAAGGGCCTATCCCAGCCCACCACGAATCTAGTTGCTGGTTGTCTGCAGCTCAACTCTCGGAACTTCTTGACAGAGCAGTGTCCTGACGGGGCCCGCTTCCATGTCCCCAACTCCTCTTTCTCCGTGCACCCTTACTCCTACCCGTGTCCCCGTCTGTCTAGCCCTCAGTGCCAACCCGGCTCCAGTGGGCATATGAGGACCCATAACTACGGCTACGGCGACGCGGTCTACCCAGGGGCCGTCTCCCCGGAGTACAACAGCCCTGACTACGAGGGCCATCACAGTCCGCCTGTGTGCGTCAACGGCAACTTTTCCGTGAGGCAACAGGAGTCTGTGTCGCCGGATGCAGACAGGAACTATCACTATGCTATGCACTATTCTGGACTGTCTGCATCTCGGGCACCTGCTGCCCACGGCCTAGCGTTCGGCCCCTCAGGAGCGCGCAGCGGTTCCGCGCACTCTGAAAACGTGCCGCCGCCGTTTCATGACGTTCACTTACACCATGACAGGGCGCCCGTGTACGAGGAACTGAACGCCTTCTTTCACAACTGA